From Myxococcales bacterium, the proteins below share one genomic window:
- a CDS encoding bifunctional aldolase/short-chain dehydrogenase: MESLYLDADAADAVANRPDGISEDLALRTYTAKLLGQNPSLVLHGGGNTSVKSTARTLLGETVDVLHVKGSGWDLATIAPAGHPACRMDALLALAKLPELSDEAMVNGLRLSLLDAEAPTPSVETLLHAVLPAKFIDHTHADAVLVLVDQPDAEAVARACFPKGLVWVPYVMPGFSLAHACRRAWDETLARDEEPSVMLLENHGIFTFGATAKESYERMIACVSRAEAFAADRSSTQSFVPALRATADVVTSTLPALRGALARAGGLPEETGPVLALRTSETVLAFLERDDLEGLVARGSATPDHVIRTKPWPLVTKLDGTAASDLDAAVSGFRARYEGYVTAMCERKQRAVVRLDPSPKVVLAPGIGLVTVGATSADANAAADVYEHTVDVMLAAEELGTYRPVAEEHLFDVEYWSLEQKKLGKPAPPKALSGKIALVTGAASGIGRATAARFLAEGAHVVVADRDEARLEATFAELRRLHGTRVVAKRADLASDDETRDAVRAAVLAFGGLDVVVSNAGTAPEGTLDTEEGEAALERSLGENLLSHTRVAKHATAVLRAQGTGGALLFNASKSAFAPGPGFGPYAVAKAALVALMRQLAIDLGPLGVRANAVNADRIRTALFDGGVLESRAKARGLTPDQYFRANLLGREVTADDVARAFVYLAHARTTTGSVLTVDGGNPAAFPR; encoded by the coding sequence ATGGAATCGCTCTACCTCGACGCCGACGCGGCCGACGCCGTCGCGAACCGCCCCGACGGCATCTCGGAGGACCTCGCCCTCCGCACGTACACGGCGAAGCTGCTCGGCCAGAACCCGAGCCTCGTGCTGCACGGCGGCGGCAACACGTCGGTCAAGTCGACCGCGCGCACGCTGCTCGGGGAGACGGTGGACGTCCTCCACGTGAAGGGCTCGGGGTGGGACCTCGCCACGATCGCTCCCGCGGGTCACCCGGCGTGCCGCATGGATGCCCTGCTCGCGCTCGCGAAGCTCCCCGAGCTCTCCGACGAGGCCATGGTGAACGGCCTGCGCCTCTCTCTCCTCGACGCCGAGGCTCCGACCCCGAGCGTCGAGACGTTGCTCCACGCCGTCCTGCCCGCAAAGTTCATCGATCACACCCACGCGGACGCCGTGCTCGTGCTCGTCGATCAGCCCGACGCCGAGGCCGTGGCTCGCGCCTGCTTCCCGAAGGGCCTCGTGTGGGTGCCGTACGTGATGCCGGGCTTCTCCCTCGCGCACGCGTGCCGGCGCGCGTGGGACGAGACCCTCGCGCGCGACGAAGAGCCGTCCGTGATGCTCCTCGAGAACCACGGCATCTTCACCTTCGGAGCGACGGCCAAAGAGAGCTACGAGCGCATGATCGCGTGCGTCTCGCGCGCCGAGGCGTTCGCGGCCGATCGCTCGAGCACCCAGAGCTTCGTCCCCGCGCTCCGAGCGACCGCCGACGTCGTGACAAGCACGCTCCCTGCTTTGCGCGGCGCCCTCGCCCGCGCCGGAGGCCTTCCCGAAGAGACCGGCCCCGTGCTCGCCCTGCGTACGTCCGAGACGGTGCTGGCGTTCCTCGAGCGCGACGACCTCGAGGGCCTCGTCGCGCGGGGATCGGCCACCCCCGATCACGTGATCCGAACCAAGCCGTGGCCCTTGGTGACGAAGCTCGACGGCACTGCCGCGAGCGACCTCGACGCGGCCGTCTCCGGCTTCCGCGCCCGCTACGAGGGCTACGTGACGGCGATGTGCGAGCGAAAGCAGCGCGCCGTGGTTCGGCTCGACCCGAGCCCGAAGGTGGTGCTCGCCCCGGGCATCGGCCTCGTCACCGTGGGGGCGACCTCGGCCGACGCGAACGCCGCGGCCGACGTGTACGAGCACACGGTCGACGTCATGCTCGCGGCCGAGGAGCTCGGGACCTACCGCCCCGTCGCGGAAGAGCACCTGTTCGACGTCGAGTATTGGTCGCTCGAGCAGAAGAAGCTCGGCAAACCCGCGCCGCCGAAGGCCTTGAGCGGAAAGATCGCGCTCGTCACGGGCGCAGCCTCGGGCATCGGTCGCGCGACGGCCGCGAGGTTCCTCGCCGAGGGCGCGCACGTCGTCGTGGCGGATCGGGACGAGGCGCGCCTCGAGGCCACCTTCGCCGAGCTCAGACGCTTGCATGGCACACGTGTCGTCGCCAAACGCGCCGATCTCGCCTCCGACGACGAGACCCGAGACGCCGTGCGCGCGGCGGTGCTCGCGTTCGGTGGCCTCGACGTCGTCGTCAGCAACGCGGGAACCGCCCCCGAGGGCACGCTCGACACCGAAGAGGGAGAGGCCGCCCTCGAGCGCTCCCTCGGAGAGAACCTCCTCTCTCACACGCGGGTCGCCAAACACGCGACGGCCGTGCTCCGCGCCCAAGGCACGGGCGGCGCCCTCCTCTTCAACGCGAGCAAGAGCGCGTTCGCGCCGGGGCCCGGCTTCGGTCCGTACGCCGTGGCGAAGGCCGCGCTCGTCGCCCTCATGCGGCAGCTCGCCATCGACCTCGGGCCGCTCGGCGTGCGCGCCAACGCCGTCAACGCCGATCGCATCCGGACCGCGCTCTTCGATGGCGGGGTGCTCGAGTCGCGGGCCAAGGCGCGAGGGCTCACCCCCGACCAATACTTCCGCGCGAACCTGCTCGGACGCGAGGTCACGGCCGACGACGTCGCGCGGGCCTTCGTCTATCTCGCGCACGCCCGCACGACCACGGGCAGCGTGCTCACGGTCGACGGCGGCAACCCCGCGGCCTTCCCGCGTTGA
- a CDS encoding crotonase/enoyl-CoA hydratase family protein produces the protein MSEPTVRTERRGHVLVIELCREKKRNAFTVGMLRDLALAYTELERDHEAWVGVLTARGDHFTGGLDLAEVGPHVASGASLFDGQDLVDPLDLEGPRRKKPVVCAVSGICFTIGIELLLACDVTIAAEGTRFAQMEVRRGIMPFGGATLRFAEVAGWSRAMKWLLTGDEFGADEALAMGLVAEVVPHGEHVARAITIAERIASRAPLAVRATRENARICREKGLETAKAALMGTARPLFASEDAQEGVVSFLERREAVFKGR, from the coding sequence ATGAGCGAGCCCACCGTCCGTACCGAGCGCCGCGGCCACGTCCTCGTCATCGAGCTGTGCCGCGAGAAGAAGCGCAACGCGTTCACCGTCGGCATGCTGCGTGATCTCGCGCTCGCCTACACCGAGCTCGAACGCGACCACGAGGCGTGGGTCGGTGTGCTCACGGCCCGGGGTGACCACTTCACGGGAGGGCTCGATCTCGCCGAGGTCGGTCCGCACGTCGCGTCGGGGGCCTCCCTCTTCGACGGCCAAGACCTCGTCGACCCGCTCGACCTCGAGGGCCCGCGCCGCAAAAAACCGGTTGTTTGTGCCGTCTCGGGCATCTGCTTCACCATCGGCATCGAGCTCTTGCTCGCGTGCGACGTGACCATCGCGGCCGAAGGAACCCGCTTCGCGCAGATGGAGGTTCGGCGCGGCATCATGCCGTTCGGCGGCGCAACGCTCCGCTTCGCCGAGGTCGCGGGGTGGAGCCGCGCCATGAAGTGGCTGCTCACGGGAGACGAGTTCGGCGCAGACGAGGCGCTCGCGATGGGCCTCGTCGCCGAGGTCGTCCCTCACGGGGAGCACGTCGCGCGGGCTATCACGATCGCGGAGCGGATCGCGTCGCGCGCCCCCCTCGCCGTCCGCGCGACGCGCGAAAACGCCCGTATTTGCCGCGAAAAAGGCCTCGAGACCGCGAAGGCTGCCCTCATGGGCACGGCTCGCCCGCTCTTCGCCTCGGAGGACGCCCAAGAGGGCGTCGTGTCGTTCCTCGAGCGCCGCGAGGCCGTGTTCAAGGGCCGTTGA
- a CDS encoding HupE/UreJ family protein translates to MSTHALLRALVALVVATVVMLSSRRAHAHTVGLSNGEVRLEGAVLSVSIGLAQGDALRLAPTLDTSKDGRLTSDELGRAHDVLAAAVLDGLATHDGAACAYDRVEATLVEADGVLVRGKITCPSGPPTHLHPPFLTRLGGHRHLARIVVGGATRDVLLTPESPTATLGAASHEGEPRATSFGTFVHLGVFHILTGADHLVFLAGLLLVRGRLRDYVALVTAFTVAHSVTLALAALHVVSLSPRVVEPAIALSIVYVGVESLVVETAPKRPVLTFLFGLVHGFGFAGGLEELSLDRARIPQALVGFNLGVEVGQLFALSALLPLVLFVTKRHTREPVRKALAAAVTLAGAAWLVARLAS, encoded by the coding sequence TTGAGCACACACGCGCTCCTCCGCGCCCTCGTCGCGCTCGTCGTCGCGACCGTCGTGATGCTCTCCTCGCGGCGCGCACACGCGCACACGGTGGGGCTCTCGAACGGCGAGGTCCGCCTCGAAGGTGCAGTGCTCTCCGTATCGATCGGGCTCGCGCAGGGAGACGCGCTCCGCCTCGCGCCCACCCTCGACACCTCGAAGGACGGACGCCTCACGTCGGACGAGCTCGGTCGAGCGCACGACGTGCTCGCGGCCGCGGTCCTGGACGGGCTCGCGACGCATGACGGCGCCGCGTGCGCGTACGACCGCGTCGAGGCCACCCTCGTGGAGGCGGACGGCGTGCTCGTCCGAGGGAAAATCACCTGCCCTTCGGGCCCCCCGACACACCTTCATCCCCCTTTCCTCACGCGCCTCGGCGGGCATCGGCACCTCGCGCGGATCGTCGTGGGGGGCGCGACACGCGACGTGCTCCTCACGCCCGAGAGCCCGACGGCCACCCTCGGCGCCGCGTCGCACGAGGGAGAGCCGCGCGCGACCTCGTTCGGCACGTTCGTGCACCTCGGGGTCTTTCACATCCTCACGGGAGCGGACCACCTCGTGTTCCTCGCGGGCCTCCTCCTCGTGCGGGGGCGCCTCCGTGACTACGTCGCCCTCGTCACGGCCTTCACCGTGGCCCACTCCGTCACGCTCGCCCTCGCGGCGCTCCACGTCGTCTCGCTCTCCCCGCGCGTGGTGGAGCCGGCGATCGCGCTCTCCATCGTGTACGTCGGCGTCGAGAGCCTCGTCGTCGAGACGGCCCCGAAGCGCCCCGTGCTCACCTTCCTCTTCGGGCTCGTGCACGGCTTCGGCTTCGCGGGAGGCCTCGAGGAGCTCTCGCTCGACCGAGCACGCATCCCCCAAGCGCTCGTCGGCTTCAACCTCGGCGTCGAGGTGGGGCAGCTCTTCGCCCTCTCGGCGCTGCTCCCGCTCGTCCTCTTCGTGACGAAGCGCCACACCCGCGAGCCCGTACGCAAGGCCCTCGCCGCGGCCGTCACGCTCGCCGGAGCCGCCTGGCTCGTCGCTCGCCTCGCGAGCTAA
- a CDS encoding TlpA family protein disulfide reductase: MAAAFVSLSVVSFSVAACTPAQTGGAQTTAAGLKAGSHAQDFTSRDVDGRTVHLADYLGKKTILLNFWSTYCEPCLAEFPHLRKMQDDKKDKGLQILAVAMDGPETVAQVKPFALRNNLNFPVLLDEDSAICAVYNPKKSGPLTVLIDKDGNVAQVREGYNPGDEESLAVEVDKLLAK, from the coding sequence GTGGCGGCGGCCTTCGTTTCGCTCTCGGTCGTCTCGTTCTCGGTGGCGGCGTGCACACCCGCGCAGACCGGCGGAGCCCAGACCACGGCCGCGGGGCTCAAGGCGGGCTCGCACGCGCAAGACTTCACGAGCCGCGACGTCGACGGGAGGACGGTCCACCTCGCCGACTACCTCGGCAAGAAGACCATCCTCCTGAACTTCTGGTCGACGTACTGCGAGCCCTGCCTCGCCGAGTTCCCGCACCTCCGGAAGATGCAGGACGACAAGAAGGACAAGGGCCTCCAGATCCTCGCCGTGGCCATGGACGGCCCCGAGACGGTGGCGCAGGTGAAGCCCTTCGCCCTCCGAAATAACCTGAATTTCCCCGTCCTCCTCGACGAAGACTCGGCGATCTGCGCCGTCTACAACCCGAAGAAGAGCGGGCCGCTCACGGTCCTCATCGACAAGGATGGGAACGTGGCCCAGGTGCGCGAGGGCTACAACCCCGGCGACGAAGAGTCCCTCGCCGTCGAGGTCGACAAGCTTCTGGCGAAGTAA